In a genomic window of Penaeus vannamei isolate JL-2024 chromosome 38, ASM4276789v1, whole genome shotgun sequence:
- the LOC138859869 gene encoding rho family-interacting cell polarization regulator 1-like gives MAMAKKDCITPKALAATVTSPSSAHLRPKPPPSHHHPQHTEGPSSHRHITILSTHKALAATVTSPSSAHRSTPKALAATVTSPSSAHIRPKPPPSHHHPQHTEGPSSHRHITILSTHKAQAATVTSPSSAHRSTPKALAATVTSPSSGHRSTPKALAATVTSPSSAHIRPKTSPSHHHPEHTEGPSRHRHITILSTHKALAVTSPSSAHRNRHITILSTPKALAATVTSPSSADIRPSRHRHITILSTPKALAVTSPS, from the exons ATGGCTATGGCGAAGAAAGACTGCAT cacacctaaggccctagccgccaccgtcacatcaccatcctcagcacacttAAGGCCcaagccgccaccgtcacatcaccatcctcagcacaccgaaggccctagcagccaccgtcacatcaccatcctgagCACAcataaggccctagccgccaccgtcacatcaccatcctcagcacaccgaag cacaccgaaggccctagccgccaccgtcacatcaccatcctcagcacacataAGGCCcaagccgccaccgtcacatcaccatcctcagcacaccgaaggccctagcagccaccgtcacatcaccatcctcagcacacataAGGCCcaagccgccaccgtcacatcaccatcctcagcacaccgaag cacaccgaaggccctagccgccaccgtcacatcaccatcctcaggaCACCGAAG cacaccgaaggccctagccgccaccgtcacatcaccatcctcagcacacataAGGCCCAAGAcgtcaccgtcacatcaccatcctgagcacaccgaaggccctagccgccaccgtcacatcaccatcctcagcacacataAGGCCCTagccgtcacatcaccatcctcagcacaccgaaa ccgtcacatcaccatcctgagcacaccgaaggccctagccgccaccgtcacatcaccatcctcagcagaCATAAggcctagccgccaccgtcacatcaccatcctcagcacaccgaaggccctagccgtcacatcaccatcctga